A region from the Brassica napus cultivar Da-Ae chromosome C8, Da-Ae, whole genome shotgun sequence genome encodes:
- the LOC106355047 gene encoding uncharacterized protein LOC106355047: MNGRREEIEEAKLVKKFLKCLPRKKYIPIVAALEQVLDLKTTRFKDIIGRLKAYEEHVFDEEDNQDDQGKLMYANMQTEQAHDYNNNNRGRDRLLKLQATQENESIETQEADELMMHEVVYLNEGKIIPSNYEVKDGEEDIWYLDNEASNHMSGDCRYFSSIDDSISGKVRFGDDSCIDIKGKGSIEFMDRNGEARKITYVDFIPNLKSNIISLGKVTESGCDIRMRGEHPIMHDQDGKLIAKALRSKNRLYKHELVTGIPQFEIEKKVCGSCLMGK; this comes from the exons atgaatgggAGAA GAGAGGAGATTGAAGAGGCAAAATTAGTGAAAAAGTTCCTTAAGTGCCTTCCTCGCAAGAAGTACATACCCATAGTGGCCGCTTTAGAACAAGTCTTAGACCTCAAAACCACACGCTTTAAGGACATCATAGGACGGTTAAAAGCGTATGAAGAACATGTCTTCGATGAGGAAGATAATCAAGACGATCAGGGAAAACTTATGTATGCAAACATGCAAACAGAGCAGGCTCACGACTACAATAACAATAACAGAGGCAGAG ATCGCTTGCTTAAGCTACAAGCAACACAAGAAAACGAGAGCATTGAAACGCAGGAGGCAGACGAGTTGATGATGCACGAAGTAGTGTACTTAAACGAAGGGAAGATCATACCAAGTAACTACGAAGTGAAGGATGGCGAAGAGGATATCTGGTACCTTGACAATGAGGCCAGTAATCATATGAGTGGAGATTGTCGGTATTTCTCCTCGATTGATGATTCTATCTCTGGCAAAGTGCGCTTTGGAGATGATTCATGCATTGATATCAAAGGGAAGGGATCGATTGAGTTCATGGACAGAAACGGAGAAGCAAGAAAGATTACTTACGTCGACTTCATTCCAAATCTAAAAAGTAACATTATCAGCCTTGGAAAAGTGACTGAGTCGGGATGTGATATAAGGATGAGAGGAGAGCACCCCATAATGCACGATCAAGATGGAAAACTCATCGCCAAAGCTCTGAGATCGAAGAACAGATTGTACAAA CATGAACTAGTCACTGGAATCCCACAGTTTGAGATAGAGAAGAAAGTGTGTGGTTCGTGCTTGATGGGCAAATAG
- the LOC106356208 gene encoding probable carboxylesterase 2 has protein sequence MNMIYSKRLAPEHPLPTAYKDSWNALQGVQARSEPWINDYADFNRFFLVGDSAGANISHHLAFRTKQWDHTVKIKGSEVSDQARKQMVDGWWQFVCPSDKGSDDPWINPFVDGSPNLEGLECERVIITVAERDILREKGKMYYEKLVNSNWRGNAEIMETKGKDHVFHIFEPDCDEAKEMVRRLALFINQVEA, from the exons atgaataTGATTTACTCCAAAAG ACTAGCACCAGAACATCCACTTCCTACTGCTTACAAAGACTCATGGAACGCGCTACAAGGAGTCCAAGCTAGAAGCGAGCCATGGATCAACGACTATGCCGATTTCAACCGGTTCTTCCTAGTCGGGGACAGTGCAGGAGCTAACATCTCGCACCATCTCGCATTCCGAACCAAACAGTGGGACCACACTGTCAAAATCAAAG GCTCAGAGGTCTCAGACCAAGCAAGGAAACAAATGGTGGACGGATGGTGGCAATTTGTGTGCCCGTCCGATAAAGGATCCGATGACCCATGGATCAATCCGTTTGTGGATGGGTCGCCGAATCTTGAAGGGTTAGAGTGTGAGAGAGTGATAATTACGGTGGCGGAGAGAGATATATTgagagaaaaaggaaaaatgtATTACGAGAAATTGGTGAATAGCAATTGGAGAGGCAATGCCGAGATTATGGAGACAAAAGGGAAAGATCATGTGTTTCATATATTCGAGCCTGATTGTGATGAAGCTAAGGAGATGGTACGCCGTTTGGCTTTGTTTATAAACCAAGTCGAAGCTTGA